ATTAGCGTTACATCTTTTTCTTTACCCACCACACGTCCCTCTGTCCTTCCAAAACACTGGCTCTCTCCCTCCTGCGCCAGTCATCCACTCTCACTACGTCTTCctcatcttcccccctcctccttcctggaaCACTCACCTGCACTCCCTTCCTCCGCAGCCTTCGCTCCCTGTCGGTGGAATGGTCACAGACCTTCTCGAGCAGGTCCGGCAAGAGACACACCACCCCCAGGAGGACGCAGGCTAGGAGGAGCGCCGGGCTCTGGAACATTCTGTAGTACACCCAGTACATCCCTAGCCTGCTGAACGGTTCCCTGTCAAGCCAAACAAACGAAATGTTATGACGTAACCTGAGAGAAATCTTTTAGCTTTTTAGTCACTATAATCTAAAAAGTAAAGGAATATGCTTTACTGACTTCACACTGAATATTTTTTTGAGTCGAAGTATTACGTTCGCTTAGATATCACGCTTGCACGGCACTCCCGTGCTAATCAACTGGCAAATTACTATTCAGGGTAAAGTATCGAAGAAGAAACTCACACTGGCAGTCCGCAGTAGAGGAGATACTGTGCCGAGTAGCCGAGGATTGTAAGTACCAGTGAACCAACAAACAACACGCTGAGGTAATTGGCTTGTACCGCAATCTGCGAAGAATAGAATACACATTAAGATGACCGGTGGAAACGATATACCGAGGTAACAAAAAGTAACACTTGATCATCTGTGTTGGTAACATATCATTCAACCTACAGGTCAAAACAGGGTTACATGAGAGAATACAGAAACTGAGAAGAGTTGATTGTCTTCACAATTCATCAGtctcttttttcattcttgaatATTATCTGATTCTTATAAGTCTACAATATTCTTATCTTCGTATGAATACTATGAAATAAAATCCTTTATAATCATATCACGAGGTTCTATGTATGCTcgattacacacagacacacacacacaaattacacaTGCCTCTTGCATAACATCACTGAGGAATATGGCGGTAACCGTGTTCTGAGAAGGAAACGTGGACAAGCCCGCAGTTTTCAAACCATTTCTATGTCTTTGAAAAAGAATACTCTGCTATTCTCACAAACATCGTCATCACTCACACTCAGACGCTACACAGAGCTGCCGTTTACCTTAAAATTAGTGACGAAGACACAGAGGGTGCCTAGTGACATGCCGAAGAGATACAGATCGGAGGTCTGGCCTTGAGGTAACCCACAGGTGCTGTCATAGCAAACCAACACCAGCCCGGTGTACATGACCACTGCATGCCACAAACCTACAGGAAGGTCATTTGTTGTGATGGTTATACTGCAGCACAGATGAGCACATAAAAAAAGAGGGCAGTGAAATATGTAACAGATATATGATTCGGAGATTCAGAATAAGAATGCTACTGATGCGTTTACTGTGGAATCTATTGCTAAGCTTAATGCGGTATGCTTTATACGAAATAAGTGGGAAGGTCACGAAGAAAATATGTGATGAGAAAAGCCTAATCTCCCTCaatcttttacatttttttcttccagtcGTTTTCTCCCTTACCAAATAAATTCCACTTGAAGAATACCCGCCAGGACATGAGAGcgttgtttgaattcctctggtAGAGATGCGGCCGAGACATCAGGAGGTCTGGGGGCAGGTTCTGCTCAGAGATGCCATACACCAACACCGGTAGAGTTGTGAAGGTAATGTTGTACAAAGTCAGCACCAGACTCTCGTACACgctctgtagagagagagagagagagagagagagagagagagagagagagagagagagagagagagagagagagagagagagagagattaggcaATGCCTGAGATATATACGATTATGACTGATATAACTCTTCAAGAATACTTCACATCTTAAAGTTGTTGGGATAGCCAGATCATCAACAGGAGATTGAGGCATGACTTATGGAAAATACATTCATGTCAAATGCATCAGGTGTCGTCAAGACACAGTCGTGACTGACCTGCGTCGAGAAAGCATTCCATATACAGTAGAAGAGCATTGGCGTGTTGAAGGTGATGTTCTTGTAGAAGGAGTGCTGGACGAAGACCGCCTCGCGCACGTAGTTCCAATGACCGTGCACAAAGAACAACTTCTGCAGAAAGCGGAACCGAGCGATGCCGAAGTCTGAACACCGTACTGCCCGGCGACCTTCTTTCCCCATGATACCTACGGTGGACAGGAAGCAGAAAAACGTATAAtcttaaaggaaagaaagaagtggAGGCCATGCCAGGTTAAGCTCTGGAGAATCATGAACAACGTAACACTTGGTGAAAAGTGCGAAGTGAAATGAGATGCAAGAATTAGGGCTGTCACGATGTTGATAACTGAAGATAAATAACAATCATCAATATTCAGTATAATCGTGAAGTAAAGCTCGTCATCAAAATGACTTAATATCTAAACTTTCTCATCATCAATgtggcattgagagagagagagagagagagagagagagagagagagagagagagagagagagagagagagagagagaggaggaggagggagaggtactCACCCAGACCCACGTGCGCCTCCTGTATCATGGAGACATCGTTGGCACCGTCGCCGATGGCTGCACACACGGGGCTCTCCTTCGACGTCTTCACCAACCGCACCGTCTGGTGAAGACAAGTAGTAACCACAGATGAAGTGCCATACACACAGACAATCTACATCTATCTCACTCGAACTTATTAGTCTAAACACCAACAGAAATTTGTTACTCTTGTTTGAAGTGGTCATCAAACGAACGAGAAGCAAAGTTTGGGTGTGAAGCACGTTGGACGATTGCTCAACCGGACTAACTGAATCAGAGTTGAAGCTGCCGAAGTTCTTCACGTATGGACCAAAATTAAAAGTCATATACTTCGACATGATCATCGGGCCAACAGTTGCGTGTTgaagttaatgaaaaaatataaatggaaaTGCATCATACCTTCTTGGGGTGCCAAATACTAATGTCCCTTAAAACTTTAAGAAaaatagtataatataataattcgCAAACTTTATACGGTCTTCGAGAGACTTGCACCAGAAGCTGGTGTTAAGACACACTTTCCAACTACATAGGCAATCAACCtggcacagtatatatatacatttatatatatatatatatatatatatatatatatatatatatatatatatatatatatatatatatatatatatatacatatatatatccagagattCTGGACTTTACTGCTGTCACAAGACCTAGAGTAATGGAAACATTACGTCATAACATACAGAAAGTTGAGAACAAGAGTTGCTGAGAGGCCATAATACAGATAAGACTAGACCTGAGACTGAACTCACAGAATGATCGAGACAGCAGGTCATGCGTCACCATCACCGTGAACCCACCTCGGCCTTCTGCCCGGGTGTCATCCTGCAGCAGACAACAGCCCAGCACCTGCGACACAGTCGGTAGAAGTCTTTCCTGAGGTGGGTCAACAACAGCTCCAGGGACACGCCATCCACCACCAGACCATAGGCTCCCTCGGCTGACGACCCTTCCCTGCGGGAATGTAACAGTGCCTCAGGTCGCTCTGGGTGCCACGCGTGTAAGATCCTATCTCTGATATCCTACTTGCAGGTGAGACTCCGGCAACATATAACAATAAAGCAATACCTGAAGATCCTACCGGCACGTGAATTGGTACTTATATGTATGAGTATCTAGAGCTACAATGGGAAATCCCATTTGGATTTGAAAGTCGTAATTCACATGTAAGGTTCTAACTGGCTGTGAGGCCCAACCCACTTGTGGATGGTgctatgatggagagagagaggaggggagtctACAGAAAGTAGCTGCAACATAACACTAGACATACTGGCACTGTTGGAGTGTGGAGGCAGCGTGCTCTGGGTCCTGAAGTCCTGTCAGGCTCAGAATGGTCATGAACCTCTTAAAATGACCACACGAGTAGGCAATGTTGACGGCCGTCTCCACCTTGTCCCCCGTCAACATCCACACCTGGGGGAACAGGACGCTATACCACAcctgttggggggaaggggacaAGACAACACAAATGAGGGAAAAAGATGCTGCATGACTTCTAAGAGACCAGGATGCTGCACCACGCCTGGGGGAACACACAATGTTACaccacacctggggaacacatgGCCCTTTACCACACCCATTGATTAGTGCCTTTGTACCACCTCCTTGCCGATGAGAGCCATGACGGCAGGTAAACAAGACATCGACGTTCCCACAGCTGAGAATACATCGCCCCAAGGCATTTGGCCATGTGTTCAACCAGAACTCTCGTTCGCTCCCCGCATCAGACACACGGATGATGGCAACGAGGCCCTGAGAAGCTCTACACTTGCCGTGGGACACTCGACACCTGTTATCAGAGACCTGTGATAGTAATATCAGAAACTCACTCAGAGATGCAACAGCCTGCATCTCAGAATCAACACACATCGCGGTACTCACCGCTTATCATCGTGTCTCAACATCCGACTCTTCATCGCCTATTTTTGCCTCCAAGAGACCTCGTTCATGGAATTCAATaactgtctttcaaaatgtaGTCGCCTCTTGTCAAATACTCAACAATTCTTTTACAAAGAGATCATAGCTTTTGTGCCAATGGGTCGAGTGAAACCCATAACCAGACTCCACAACTTTTCATCAGAGACAAAACACGTTTTCTGGCACGTCTGGCAGGCAGGCGGGGTGGGCCAAACCAAGGAACTTGTAGTTTGTGTTCCTGTTCGCATCGAAGTCTGGCTTAAGAAGGCCTTGTAAAGCCCGCCCAATGATGACTTTAAAGGCTCGAAACTGACGTTGATTGTCAGTCACCCTGAAGAATCGCCTTGTTATACTGGGTAACGTCAGAGACTCACCTTAAGAACTGGAGACTCACCTTGATGCCAGCCACCCGGAGAGCCTCAAGGGTCTCCTggactccctcctgcagcaggtcttCTACCCCGGTGGCTCCCAAGAGACTCAGCTTGGCTTCCATTCTGTTTACCACCTGCTTCAccgcctcttccctcccctccagcatcTGCAGTAAGGTCACCAAAGTCAACGGTGCTACTGAGGTCATCAGAGTTACTAAGGTCCCCAGGAATACTGGGGTCATCAGGGCAACGATGGTTACTAAAGTCACCAGGGTTACCGGAACCACTGGGGTCGACAGGGTTACCGGGGCTACCAGGGGTCACCACGGTCATTAGGGTCACCAGATCTACAAGGTCGTCAACAAAGTTGTTCAGGTCACTAAGGTCACGAGAAATGTATATCCTCCAACATGACAATCATCTGGAAGGTCGCCAAGGTGACATAACCTTACCAGGATGATCGCCCGAGGTCAAACATCCCCTCACTAAGGaaggtcaagggtcgtcgtacaAGAAAGTGGTGTGGTGGCTCACACAAAGTCGAAATTATCGCCATTTCTCATGTATGACAGTAAATCATGAAAGCATAACTTGTGATCGTATCAatcaataatacatatacatgataGATACACAAGCATAGAGACTATGAGGTAAGAATGCACAATCAACGTGAATACTGAAGTATCAATGATGTAAACCAGTTGGCTCTTCTTACCTGGCGGGCGTACAGGAGCTGCCTGGCGAAGCTCTGGTACTGTCGGCGGTGTAGCTCCCTCCTGGCCACCGCCAGGGTCCGCAGGCCCAACTGTTGTTGCCAGAGAGACGGTAGTTTAGACAATAGGAGGACTtacatagagatagagatagatagatagatagatagatagagagagagagagagagagagagagagagagagagagagagagagagagagagagagagagagagactaagcaGACAGTGGGCTATTGATCCCCGCAGAGTGTACTTAACGTTCTCTTTGGATCATATGGGTGCAGACATTTTGAATCTATTTATCTACAaacctaaatacacacacacacatgcccacagaCGGGCCTCCCTGGTGTAGCAGTTTGCGTTACTGACCGTGAATCATCCCGGACCCAGCCGGGGTCGGGCCAGCACGGGTTGGAATCCTTGGCTCGGTAATCGGCCACAGCCAATCCTAGCAGTTGCTCCTTCCCCAGCTCTTTATATGTGTACTGCCATCTATTTCATCCCTGAGATGAATCAACAGCTAATAAGCTGTACTGAGCTACAGAAAGAGAGGATAAGGCCAACATCAAGAAAGGCTGATACATGCTGTGTAGTGTAGGGATGTCTGGTTGGTATATTGTGTGAGGAACTCTTAAGGTGGAAAaacgcgcgtgtgtttgtgtgggtgagtgagtagcAGTAATGCGAATGAATGACTTGggatgaggataatggtggtcGGGGTGTTACGGCTGAACCATACAGAGGAAGATGGCAAGCTGCTACGGATGCTTTATAAGGGATGACGTTAGTGCACCGGCCGAGTCAGAAGGCTGAGTGGAAGACAACAAtgtccctctcctctcaccatgGCGTAGTGgttgatgtgagtgagtgtggcatCATGGACGGCGCGCTCGTCGGCAGTGCGCACCCGACACCGCCTCAGTACGCTGCTCTCGGcccccttcgtcaggagccaGATCCTCTCCGACGcctcgtccctcaccaccaccgacaTGCACTTCCGATCTGGCAACATGCGGAAGCTGGAGGAGGGGTCATGTCGAGTGATCTTCAGACTGGGGTCACGGGTAAGCTGAAGTCATCGAGGTCAACGCACAGCGTTGACCTCGATGTGTCTTCCCTACCAAGTTCATTATATCAGAGAATAAACCAGTAAGGTAACTTCTTTTTAGGGAGGGTCTATCGAGGAACGAACCGTCGAAGGAGGGACAAAGACCCTTGGGGCCAGGCTGAGGTCGGAAGACCCttgtaaaataaagaaaacaaaaaagaaaaaaaagatacaaaccTGAGTCAAAATCGAGAACTTGGAGGCGGGTGAACAACTTCCTGCGGCCCAGAACGTCCAAGGTTATCCGATCCTCCCATTGACCTCGCAGCACCACGCCGAACCTGGAAACGGAGCTGGATCGAAACCAGGAAGTGTTTCCCTTCCTACATAACGTTCTGTTTAAgattcgcagagagagagagagagagagagagagagagagagagagagagagagagagagagagagagagagagagagagagagaggagtttcttGCTTACAGCGGAAGTCCTTCTTAAATCTGTCGAGTGAAGAGCGAGATAACTTTTCCCCCGTTACTAACGTCTTACGAGCGTCCACAGCAGGTCGGTGACACAAGAGACAATGAATCATTTATATTTTCTGGAGTGAAGCGCGCTGACAACACCTGAGGTTTCACCTCGTTCACGTCACTAACCACAGTTGAGGTTTCACCTCGCTTACCTCATTAACAACACATGGGTTTCACCTCATTTCATTGCTGACCATATACGAGGTTTCACCTTGCTTACCTCACTGACAACACATGGGTTTTCAACTGTTGGCTTCATCTTATTCTCATCACCGACCACACCTCA
This Panulirus ornatus isolate Po-2019 chromosome 37, ASM3632096v1, whole genome shotgun sequence DNA region includes the following protein-coding sequences:
- the LOC139760576 gene encoding phospholipid-transporting ATPase IF-like isoform X3; its protein translation is MAPSITVRTVLVNRHLHRQLPDSLADTRFPDNTITTTKYSLITFLPKNLFEQFRRLCNFYFLCLAGIHLSIESPVSPMTSLLPLVVVITVTAVKQAYEDWLRHCEDTKVNNAPSRVLRDGVITEVRRSKVIVGDIVEVRENEEFPCDLLLLTSRDPGAKCEVTTANLDGETNLKTFRCPSDTRDLRSSDDLWKLRATIRCQAPHANLYDFKGCLEVYRGNAEPARASLGSENLLLRGTKLKNTTTVYGVAVYTGKETKMALNSKLKSTKFSSVEKSMNYLLLFFLALLVLEILGCMLLKYQLYGQDVTNKMWYLDLPTNETITAADVYQDGVSFLVIFSYIIPISLYVTLEMQKFLSTLFLKWDQDLVGGEKNEAAHVNTSDLNEELGQVKYLFTDKTGTLTENIMHFRQCSVQGVKYADVAGILQILDESGTTNRPLPELPEALVSFLETLALCHSVQLTLPSPARSEGKEKGSPKELELQDMSPEYQASSPDEKALVDACARFGVVLRGQWEDRITLDVLGRRKLFTRLQVLDFDSDRKCMSVVVRDEASERIWLLTKGAESSVLRRCRVRTADERAVHDATLTHINHYAMLGLRTLAVARRELHRRQYQSFARQLLYARQMLEGREEAVKQVVNRMEAKLSLLGATGVEDLLQEGVQETLEALRVAGIKVWMLTGDKVETAVNIAYSCGHFKRFMTILSLTGLQDPEHAASTLQQCQEGSSAEGAYGLVVDGVSLELLLTHLRKDFYRLCRRCWAVVCCRMTPGQKAETVRLVKTSKESPVCAAIGDGANDVSMIQEAHVGLGIMGKEGRRAVRCSDFGIARFRFLQKLFFVHGHWNYVREAVFVQHSFYKNITFNTPMLFYCIWNAFSTQNLPPDLLMSRPHLYQRNSNNALMSWRVFFKWNLFGLWHAVVMYTGLVLVCYDSTCGLPQGQTSDLYLFGMSLGTLCVFVTNFKIAVQANYLSVLFVGSLVLTILGYSAQYLLYCGLPVEPFSRLGMYWVYYRMFQSPALLLACVLLGVVCLLPDLLEKVCDHSTDRERRLRRKGVQCNGKESLRTRVGVINEALDLG
- the LOC139760576 gene encoding phospholipid-transporting ATPase IF-like isoform X1, with translation MAPSITVRTVLVNRHLHRQLPDSLADTRFPDNTITTTKYSLITFLPKNLFEQFRRLCNFYFLCLAGIHLSIESPVSPMTSLLPLVVVITVTAVKQAYEDWLRHCEDTKVNNAPSRVLRDGVITEVRRSKVIVGDIVEVRENEEFPCDLLLLTSRDPGAKCEVTTANLDGETNLKTFRCPSDTRDLRSSDDLWKLRATIRCQAPHANLYDFKGCLEVYRGNAEPARASLGSENLLLRGTKLKNTTTVYGVAVYTGKETKMALNSKLKSTKFSSVEKSMNYLLLFFLALLVLEILGCMLLKYQLYGQDVTNKMWYLDLPTNETITAADVYQDGVSFLVIFSYIIPISLYVTLEMQKFLSTLFLKWDQDLVGGEKNEAAHVNTSDLNEELGQVKYLFTDKTGTLTENIMHFRQCSVQGVKYADVAGILQILDESGTTNRPLPELPEALVSFLETLALCHSVQLTLPSPARSEGKEKGSPKELELQDMSPEYQASSPDEKALVDACARFGVVLRGQWEDRITLDVLGRRKLFTRLQVLDFDSDRKCMSVVVRDEASERIWLLTKGAESSVLRRCRVRTADERAVHDATLTHINHYAMLGLRTLAVARRELHRRQYQSFARQLLYARQMLEGREEAVKQVVNRMEAKLSLLGATGVEDLLQEGVQETLEALRVAGIKVWMLTGDKVETAVNIAYSCGHFKRFMTILSLTGLQDPEHAASTLQQCQEGSSAEGAYGLVVDGVSLELLLTHLRKDFYRLCRRCWAVVCCRMTPGQKAETVRLVKTSKESPVCAAIGDGANDVSMIQEAHVGLGIMGKEGRRAVRCSDFGIARFRFLQKLFFVHGHWNYVREAVFVQHSFYKNITFNTPMLFYCIWNAFSTQSVYESLVLTLYNITFTTLPVLVYGISEQNLPPDLLMSRPHLYQRNSNNALMSWRVFFKWNLFGLWHAVVMYTGLVLVCYDSTCGLPQGQTSDLYLFGMSLGTLCVFVTNFKIAVQANYLSVLFVGSLVLTILGYSAQYLLYCGLPVEPFSRLGMYWVYYRMFQSPALLLACVLLGVVCLLPDLLEKVCDHSTDRERRLRRKGVQCNGKESLRTRVGVINEALDLG
- the LOC139760576 gene encoding phospholipid-transporting ATPase IF-like isoform X2, which encodes MAPSITVRTVLVNRHLHRQLPDSLADTRFPDNTITTTKYSLITFLPKNLFEQFRRLCNFYFLCLAGIHLSIESPVSPMTSLLPLVVVITVTAVKQAYEDWLRHCEDTKVNNAPSRVLRDGVITEVRRSKVIVGDIVEVRENEEFPCDLLLLTSRDPGAKCEVTTANLDGETNLKAPHANLYDFKGCLEVYRGNAEPARASLGSENLLLRGTKLKNTTTVYGVAVYTGKETKMALNSKLKSTKFSSVEKSMNYLLLFFLALLVLEILGCMLLKYQLYGQDVTNKMWYLDLPTNETITAADVYQDGVSFLVIFSYIIPISLYVTLEMQKFLSTLFLKWDQDLVGGEKNEAAHVNTSDLNEELGQVKYLFTDKTGTLTENIMHFRQCSVQGVKYADVAGILQILDESGTTNRPLPELPEALVSFLETLALCHSVQLTLPSPARSEGKEKGSPKELELQDMSPEYQASSPDEKALVDACARFGVVLRGQWEDRITLDVLGRRKLFTRLQVLDFDSDRKCMSVVVRDEASERIWLLTKGAESSVLRRCRVRTADERAVHDATLTHINHYAMLGLRTLAVARRELHRRQYQSFARQLLYARQMLEGREEAVKQVVNRMEAKLSLLGATGVEDLLQEGVQETLEALRVAGIKVWMLTGDKVETAVNIAYSCGHFKRFMTILSLTGLQDPEHAASTLQQCQEGSSAEGAYGLVVDGVSLELLLTHLRKDFYRLCRRCWAVVCCRMTPGQKAETVRLVKTSKESPVCAAIGDGANDVSMIQEAHVGLGIMGKEGRRAVRCSDFGIARFRFLQKLFFVHGHWNYVREAVFVQHSFYKNITFNTPMLFYCIWNAFSTQSVYESLVLTLYNITFTTLPVLVYGISEQNLPPDLLMSRPHLYQRNSNNALMSWRVFFKWNLFGLWHAVVMYTGLVLVCYDSTCGLPQGQTSDLYLFGMSLGTLCVFVTNFKIAVQANYLSVLFVGSLVLTILGYSAQYLLYCGLPVEPFSRLGMYWVYYRMFQSPALLLACVLLGVVCLLPDLLEKVCDHSTDRERRLRRKGVQCNGKESLRTRVGVINEALDLG